From Mytilus galloprovincialis chromosome 9, xbMytGall1.hap1.1, whole genome shotgun sequence, the proteins below share one genomic window:
- the LOC143044729 gene encoding large ribosomal subunit protein bL27m-like yields the protein MSASMKTISACVCQNVKRHLLKNYSSPQYVPSCTVVRASGIKRPGKGPVVNKPDFIRPAHGRKVKRLDGQFVHRGDVLVTQNGLNYYPGENVEIERTNRLVAMCDGTVMITTETLNPYQDSPLYAPVSQGTEIKRKFFHVYPIPLHGKFRLVNAV from the exons ATGTCAGCCTCCATGAAAACAATATCTGCTTGTGTTTGCCAGAATGTGAAGA GACATTTGCTTAAGAATTATAGTTCACCACAGTATGTACCTTCATGTACAGTAGTTAGAGCCAGTGGTATAAAGAGACCAGGAAAGGGACCAGTAGTAAATAAACCAGACTTTATAAGACCTGCTCATGGTAGAAAGGTGAAGAGATTAGATGGACAATTTGTACACAGAGGAGATGTCTTAGTCACGCAAAACGGATTAAATTACTATCCTGGTGAAAAT GTTGAGATTGAGAGAACAAATAGACTAGTAGCCATGTGTGATGGAACAGTGATGATAACTACAGAGACACTAAATCCATATCAAGACAGTCCACTGTATGCACCAGTTTCACAAGGAACtgaaatcaaaagaaaatttttcCATGTTTATCCTATTCCTTTACATGGAAAGTTTAGATTAGTGAATGCAgtttag
- the LOC143044726 gene encoding cerebellar degeneration-related protein 2-like, with product MHETEDLMDEADENQDWYQNDLHLAAELGKALLETNRELETQAMHLQQVKHEQSLEIEFLSKQLETARDNCDSRMKVYEELDRHNQELEKTNQRLVLDSKGDKQRVEKLLATVEHLEDKCEEYQKKIEEMKKEETIKQRQQKQESRRALSLANLRESSDYLRNIYISDLQWTYNDQFKKLPMNPYEVEIKKLQDSMKQMKAQKIIDKRKQEDLETEVSLLWDENEALDKKNKELEEQIQILEDDLQKSRLETTKTLAYELSKFDPQNVIASEVEVDDTEFTSKGKLVKLDGGGSLYGSTESVNQIAPDTKELSPVDPDKNSVSILNELETQYHNLFQKYEDLLQGKGKRSGSFNEAKGESFDAVLQRQLAVSHKEVQTLLKLHTKDASCGDASAEDPPPYKSIFRDIFATLKKSRIEESGEQPTSASGTPLTSPVCPDEKPVQ from the exons ATGCATGAAACGGAGGATTTAATGGACGAAGCAGACGAAAACCAGGATTGGTACCAAAATG ACCTCCATCTTGCCGCAGAGCTTGGTAAGGCTTTACTTGAAACCAACAGAGAACTGGAAACACAGGCGATGCATTTACAACAGGTCAAACATGAACAAAGTCTGGAGATTGAG ttCCTATCAAAGCAATTGGAAACTGCCAGAGACAATTGTGATTCTCGGATGAAGGTGTATGAGGAATTGGACAGACACAACCAAGAGTTGGAGAAAACCAATCAAAGACTAGTTTTAGACTCCAAGGGAGATAAACAAAGGGTAGAAAA gTTATTAGCAACAGTTGAGCATTTGGAAGATAAATGTGAAgagtatcagaaaaaaattgaggaaatGAAAAAAGAAGAGACAATAAAACAACGTCAACAAAAACAGGAAAGCAGACGTGCCTTAAGTTTGGCAAATTTAAGGGAAAGCAGCGATTATTTAAGGAATATATACATTTCTGATTTACAGTGGACATACAATGATCAATTCAAAAAATTACCAATGAACCCATATGAAGTTGAAATAAAGAAACTTCAAGACAGCATGAAACAAATGAAGGCacaaaaaatcattgataaaagGAAACAGGAAGACTTAGAAACAGAAGTTTCATTATTGTGGGATGAAAATGAAGCCTTGGACAAAAAGAACAAAGAGCTTGaagaacaaattcaaattttggaGGATGACCTCCAGAAATCTAGACTTGAGACAACAAAAACATTAGCTTATGAATTAAGTAAATTTGATCCTCAAAATGTGATAGCAAGTGAAGTAGAAGTTGATGATACAGAATTCACTTCTAAGGGGAAGTTAGTTAAACTGGATGGAGGTGGTAGTTTATATGGTAGTACCGAATCTGTCAATCAAATTGCACCAGACACAAAAGAACTGTCGCCAGTTGATCCTGATAAAAACAGTGTTTCAATTTTGAATGAATTAGAAACTCAatatcacaatttatttcaaaagtatGAAGATTTGTTGCAAGGGAAGGGTAAAAGATCTGGGAGCTTCAATGAAGCAAAAGGAGAAAGTTTTGATGCAGTACTACAAAGACAACTTGCTGTGTCCCACAAAGAAGTTCAGACATTGTTGAAATTACACACAAAAGATGCATCCTGTGGAGATGCATCTGCCGAGGATCCACCGCCatataaatctatttttagagATATATTTGCAACTTTGAAGAAATCTCGGATTGAGGAATCAGGGGAACAACCTACCTCAGCTAGTGGAACACCCTTAACAAGTCCAGTTTGCCCAGACGAAAAACCAGTTCAATGA